The following are from one region of the Terriglobia bacterium genome:
- a CDS encoding 1-acyl-sn-glycerol-3-phosphate acyltransferase produces MDFLAQIELTLDCQQASILFMEIAPAALPKRIARVMARGCGLLWGVFCCLAEYLLRRLGGRLSEQVRIEVLHRWSRRTLPRMGIRVEVAGAPPGAGLIASNHLSYLDILVYSAVAPCAFVAKREVRAWPAVGWIATLAGTIYVDRSRRSETHTIQPEIQSALAHGLRLFLFPEGTSSDGSRVLPFHSSLFQPAVDLQVPVSAASIEYAIPDGIAAAEACYFGTMKLFPHLLNLLGKHSVIARANFSANSFFFTDRKQASLKMHEEVERLRFSSMEVAP; encoded by the coding sequence GTGGACTTTCTTGCGCAGATAGAGTTGACTTTGGATTGCCAGCAGGCCAGCATTTTGTTCATGGAAATTGCTCCCGCCGCATTGCCGAAGCGAATTGCACGCGTGATGGCGCGCGGCTGCGGCTTGCTCTGGGGAGTTTTCTGCTGCCTGGCGGAATATTTATTGCGACGCCTGGGCGGAAGATTATCAGAACAGGTTCGCATTGAGGTGCTGCATCGCTGGTCGCGCAGGACTCTTCCGCGCATGGGTATCCGCGTTGAAGTTGCAGGCGCCCCGCCTGGCGCGGGCTTGATTGCCAGCAATCATCTCAGCTATCTCGATATTCTGGTCTATAGCGCCGTTGCGCCGTGCGCTTTTGTGGCCAAGCGTGAAGTCCGCGCATGGCCCGCCGTTGGATGGATTGCCACACTCGCCGGAACCATTTATGTTGACCGTTCCCGCCGTAGTGAAACGCATACCATCCAGCCGGAAATACAATCGGCCCTCGCGCACGGTTTGCGGTTATTCCTTTTTCCTGAAGGCACCAGCTCAGATGGTTCGCGCGTGCTGCCGTTTCATTCTTCGCTTTTCCAGCCCGCGGTAGACTTACAGGTACCGGTTTCCGCCGCAAGCATTGAGTATGCCATCCCTGACGGTATTGCCGCCGCTGAAGCCTGCTATTTCGGGACTATGAAGCTGTTTCCTCATCTCTTGAATCTGCTGGGCAAGCATTCGGTAATCGCCAGGGCAAACTTTTCCGCCAACAGCTTTTTCTTTACTGACCGCAAGCAGGCGTCGCTCAAGATGCATGAAGAAGTTGAGCGTCTTCGATTCTCCAGCATGGAAGTTGCGCCATGA
- a CDS encoding alpha/beta fold hydrolase, which produces MSTYLEFADLSADPPVRGFLHEPSQTNGDALVLTHGAGANCQSKLLIAVADAFADAGYLVLRCDLPFRQSRPHGPPFPAMAARDREGLRRAVDVLRSKTQGRIFLGGHSYGGRQGSMLAAEHQQLAAGLLLLSYPLHPPRKSAELRTAHFPQLRTPSLFVHGGRDPFGSHDEMNAALALIPAQTMLMEIEGAGHELLGKKKDENLPSRIVQAFQGFFTKA; this is translated from the coding sequence ATGAGCACATACCTCGAGTTCGCTGATTTGTCGGCTGACCCTCCCGTTCGCGGTTTTCTTCATGAGCCCTCGCAGACCAATGGCGATGCGCTGGTCCTTACGCACGGCGCTGGAGCAAACTGCCAGAGCAAATTGTTAATCGCCGTGGCCGATGCTTTTGCCGACGCTGGATATCTCGTGCTGCGTTGCGATCTGCCATTTCGCCAGTCGCGCCCTCATGGGCCGCCGTTTCCCGCCATGGCTGCGCGCGACCGTGAAGGACTGCGCCGTGCCGTGGATGTCTTGCGATCGAAAACGCAGGGACGCATCTTCCTCGGCGGACATTCCTACGGCGGTCGGCAAGGCAGCATGCTCGCCGCCGAGCATCAGCAACTCGCAGCGGGACTTCTTCTGCTCTCTTACCCCCTGCATCCGCCGCGCAAATCCGCAGAGCTGCGCACCGCGCACTTTCCTCAACTCAGAACGCCGTCATTATTTGTCCATGGCGGGCGAGATCCGTTTGGCTCGCACGATGAGATGAACGCCGCGCTCGCCTTGATCCCGGCGCAAACGATGCTGATGGAAATAGAAGGCGCAGGTCATGAGCTGCTGGGAAAGAAAAAGGATGAAAATCTCCCGTCCAGGATTGTTCAGGCGTTCCAGGGATTTTTTACAAAAGCTTAA
- a CDS encoding mercuric reductase, producing the protein MTPPHAIEVSPADEFNKKLVENAHPPNWTNPKQAGRYNLIVVGAGTAGLVAAAGAAILGARVALIERALTGGDCLNYGCVPSKALIRSARAAYAVTEAREFGIETQPPTVEFADVMRRVRRVRAEIAPNDSVQRFTRLGVDMFLGHGHFTGRHSLEVEGQRLDFRKAIIAVGGRAAVPPIPGLTEAGYLTNETVFSLTALPRRLIVIGGGPIGCELAQAFARLGSQVSLVSDVSRLLPKEDPDVAALLEQQFRQEGIELILGAKVERAEKSAVGKILIVNRGQKNETVVGDEILLAAGRVPNIEGLNLEAAGVKYDGKGVTVDDHLRTSNKSIFAAGDIGSPFHFTHAAEALGRIALQNALFFGHKRASDLVIPWCTYTDPEIAHVGLNQEGASKSGVETETFQLPFKDNDRGVVDNDTQGFARVHVRKKDGRLLGATLISRHAGESIGELVMAIQHKMKVGQLGGVIHPYPTEAEIIKRLGDASQRGRLKPWMKRALVKTFQWRR; encoded by the coding sequence ATGACGCCACCTCACGCAATTGAGGTGAGCCCCGCCGACGAATTCAACAAGAAGCTGGTTGAAAATGCGCACCCGCCTAATTGGACCAATCCCAAGCAGGCAGGCCGCTACAACCTGATTGTTGTCGGCGCCGGAACGGCAGGGCTGGTGGCGGCGGCTGGCGCGGCAATACTGGGCGCGCGCGTAGCACTGATTGAACGCGCGCTTACGGGCGGTGATTGCCTTAACTATGGATGCGTGCCATCGAAAGCGCTGATTCGCTCGGCGCGTGCAGCCTACGCGGTAACAGAGGCGCGTGAGTTCGGAATCGAGACGCAACCACCAACAGTAGAGTTTGCCGATGTGATGCGGCGCGTTCGCCGGGTTCGCGCAGAGATTGCGCCGAATGATTCCGTCCAGCGCTTTACCCGACTGGGTGTGGATATGTTTCTCGGTCATGGCCATTTCACTGGAAGGCATTCGCTTGAAGTGGAAGGGCAGCGGCTCGACTTCAGGAAAGCGATCATCGCCGTGGGTGGGCGCGCAGCGGTGCCGCCGATACCGGGATTAACGGAAGCAGGTTATCTCACAAATGAAACTGTGTTTTCACTCACGGCGCTGCCGCGGCGGCTAATTGTGATTGGCGGAGGACCAATTGGCTGCGAACTGGCGCAAGCTTTTGCGCGGCTGGGCAGCCAGGTGTCTCTGGTGAGCGATGTTTCGCGGCTGCTTCCAAAAGAGGATCCTGATGTTGCCGCCCTGTTGGAGCAACAATTCCGGCAGGAAGGGATTGAGCTTATTCTGGGCGCGAAAGTCGAGCGGGCTGAGAAGTCGGCTGTGGGTAAGATTTTGATCGTCAATCGCGGGCAGAAAAACGAAACAGTGGTAGGCGATGAGATCCTACTGGCGGCGGGGCGCGTACCGAATATCGAAGGGCTGAACCTGGAAGCTGCGGGCGTGAAGTATGACGGCAAGGGCGTGACCGTTGATGACCATCTGCGCACATCGAACAAGAGCATATTCGCCGCCGGGGACATTGGATCGCCATTTCACTTTACGCATGCGGCAGAAGCGCTGGGGAGAATCGCGCTGCAGAACGCGCTGTTCTTCGGGCACAAACGGGCCAGCGACCTGGTGATTCCGTGGTGTACATATACCGATCCTGAAATCGCGCATGTTGGATTGAACCAGGAAGGTGCGAGCAAGAGCGGAGTGGAAACGGAAACATTTCAGCTCCCCTTCAAGGACAATGACCGTGGCGTGGTGGACAACGACACGCAGGGTTTCGCGCGCGTCCATGTGCGCAAGAAAGACGGCAGGCTGCTGGGCGCCACGTTGATTAGCCGTCATGCGGGAGAGAGCATCGGCGAACTGGTGATGGCCATTCAGCACAAGATGAAAGTGGGGCAGTTGGGCGGAGTGATCCATCCTTATCCCACTGAAGCTGAGATCATCAAGCGGTTGGGCGACGCATCGCAGCGCGGCCGACTGAAGCCATGGATGAAACGAGCTCTGGTAAAAACATTTCAGTGGCGGCGCTAG
- the arsS gene encoding arsenosugar biosynthesis radical SAM protein ArsS (Some members of this family are selenoproteins.) → MAEKTTLLPILNRTSAADFHGTLRQHGLGELKRREVSTLQINVGKLCNQACHHCHVEAGPKRTEIMPANVAERVIALLAATPSIHTVDITGGAPELNANFRWLVRESRQMGKQVIDRCNLTVLFEPGQETLAEFLAANQVEITASLPCYTESNVDQQRGKGAFEKSIRALRLLNATGYGRGQGLTLNLVYNPLGASLPPPQQKLEDDYKTQLRENFAIEFDRLFTITNMPIKRFAEFLFREGKHEAYMALLTNHFNPATVEGLMCRDLVSIGWDGRIYDCDFNQMLDLETPGGKVIWEIDSFAELAQKPISTDGHCFGCTAGAGSSCGGSLQ, encoded by the coding sequence ATGGCTGAGAAAACCACGTTGCTGCCGATTTTGAACCGCACTTCGGCGGCTGACTTTCACGGCACGCTTCGGCAACACGGCCTGGGCGAACTCAAGCGGCGCGAGGTTTCGACGCTGCAAATCAACGTGGGCAAGCTCTGCAACCAGGCTTGCCACCACTGCCACGTGGAAGCCGGCCCCAAGCGGACAGAGATCATGCCAGCCAACGTTGCGGAACGCGTCATTGCACTGCTGGCGGCAACGCCTTCGATCCACACCGTTGACATCACGGGCGGCGCACCGGAACTGAATGCAAATTTCCGCTGGTTGGTGCGCGAGTCGCGGCAGATGGGAAAACAGGTGATCGATCGCTGCAATCTCACGGTCCTTTTTGAGCCGGGGCAGGAGACGCTGGCGGAGTTTCTGGCAGCCAATCAAGTTGAGATCACTGCAAGCCTGCCTTGCTATACGGAAAGCAATGTTGACCAGCAGCGCGGTAAAGGCGCGTTTGAGAAGAGTATCCGCGCGTTGCGGCTGCTGAATGCAACCGGTTATGGACGCGGACAGGGGCTGACGCTGAATCTGGTATATAACCCCCTGGGAGCTTCCCTGCCGCCACCCCAGCAAAAGCTGGAAGACGATTACAAGACGCAGCTACGCGAGAATTTTGCAATCGAGTTTGACCGGCTGTTCACCATTACCAACATGCCGATCAAACGCTTTGCGGAATTTCTTTTCCGCGAAGGAAAACATGAAGCGTATATGGCTCTTCTCACAAACCACTTCAATCCCGCGACCGTGGAAGGTTTGATGTGCCGCGATCTGGTAAGCATTGGATGGGACGGCCGGATTTACGATTGCGACTTTAATCAGATGCTTGATCTGGAAACACCTGGCGGAAAAGTCATCTGGGAAATTGATTCTTTCGCAGAGCTGGCGCAAAAACCGATTAGCACCGACGGCCATTGCTTTGGCTGCACCGCGGGCGCGGGTTCCAGTTGCGGAGGCAGCCTGCAATGA
- a CDS encoding glycosyltransferase family 2 protein — MEKTPRRQPKVSIIILTWNSYDVTRDCLLSLRKIDYPAFEVVLVDNGSVDGSGKKLAQDFPDVRVILNDKNLGFTGGNNVAMRDVLTRGTDYLLLLNNDTIVAPNFLTELVKVAESDERIGMVNPKIYYFEPADKIWYAGGEYVPWKTFPIHVGLRESDVGSYDQTKEVSFVSGCALLVRAEAVRKVGLLDEIFFMGYEDVDWSVRTLRAGYKAMYAPASIVWHRDSYVTKQSMGFAKRDFYSMRNAVLCARKYLPRHQLPLFAFSMTKYVGYVTLRSLFQADFKRAAGLYRGLWNGCWTTIPEKLPPL; from the coding sequence ATGGAAAAAACGCCACGCCGTCAGCCCAAAGTCAGCATCATTATCCTTACGTGGAATAGCTATGACGTTACCCGCGACTGTCTGCTTTCCCTCAGGAAGATTGACTATCCCGCTTTTGAAGTGGTGCTGGTGGACAACGGCTCTGTCGATGGCTCCGGCAAAAAGCTGGCCCAGGACTTTCCCGATGTAAGAGTCATCCTGAATGACAAGAACCTGGGATTTACCGGCGGCAACAATGTCGCCATGCGTGACGTTCTGACCCGCGGAACGGACTACCTGCTGCTGCTGAATAATGACACGATTGTTGCGCCGAATTTTCTCACCGAGCTAGTCAAAGTAGCGGAGAGCGATGAACGCATCGGCATGGTGAACCCCAAGATTTACTACTTCGAGCCTGCGGATAAAATCTGGTACGCTGGCGGCGAGTATGTTCCCTGGAAAACTTTTCCTATCCATGTTGGGTTGCGTGAGAGTGACGTTGGCAGCTATGACCAGACAAAGGAAGTTTCTTTTGTTTCCGGATGCGCGCTTCTGGTGAGGGCTGAAGCTGTGCGGAAAGTCGGTTTGCTGGATGAGATCTTTTTCATGGGTTATGAAGATGTGGATTGGTCGGTGCGAACCCTGCGCGCGGGATACAAGGCCATGTATGCGCCTGCATCGATTGTGTGGCACCGTGATTCCTACGTTACAAAGCAGAGCATGGGATTTGCCAAGCGGGATTTTTACAGCATGAGAAACGCCGTCCTGTGCGCGCGCAAGTATCTGCCTCGCCATCAGCTGCCTTTGTTCGCTTTTTCCATGACTAAATATGTAGGCTACGTCACGCTCAGGTCTCTCTTTCAGGCGGATTTCAAGCGGGCAGCAGGTCTCTATCGCGGGCTGTGGAACGGCTGCTGGACCACCATTCCGGAGAAACTTCCCC